The following are from one region of the Carassius auratus strain Wakin chromosome 43, ASM336829v1, whole genome shotgun sequence genome:
- the LOC113061421 gene encoding ras-related protein Rab-27A-like, which translates to MSEGDYDYLIKFLALGDSGVGKTSFLYQYTDGKFNSKFITTVGIDFREKRVVYKSNGPDGTVGRGQRIHIQLWDTAGQERFRSLTTAFFRDAMGFLLLFDLTNEQSFLDVRNWMSQLQTHAYCENPDIVLCGNKSDLEDQRAVEAVNARELAEKYGVPYFETSAANGENVSRAVEVLLDLIMKRMERCVDKSWIPDGMVRTNGHSTSDLAEPRDAEQSKCGC; encoded by the exons ATGTCCGAGGGGGACTATGATTACCTCATCAAGTTCCTCGCGCTGGGGGACTCTGGGGTGGGAAAGACCAGCTTCCTGTACCAGTACACGGATGGCAAATTCAACTCCAAATTCATCACCACAGTTGGAATAGACTTCAGAGAAAAACGAGTG GTGTACAAATCCAACGGTCCTGATGGGACAGTCGGGAGAGGACAGAGGATTCACATTCAGCTGTGGGACACGGCCGGACAGGAGAG ATTTCGGAGTTTGACCACAGCGTTCTTCAGGGATGCCATGGGCTTCCTGTTACTCTTTGACCTCACGAATGAGCAGAGCTTCCTTGATGTGCGGAACTGGATGA GTCAGCTGCAGACGCACGCGTACTGTGAGAATCCCGACATCGTCTTGTGTGGAAACAAGTCAGACCTTGAGGACCAGCGCGCGGTGGAAGCGGTGAATGCACGGGAACTGGCGGAGAAATACGG AGTCCCGTACTTCGAGACGAGCGCTGCGAACGGTGAGAACGTGAGTCGTGCCGTGGAGGTCCTGCTGGATCTGATCATGAAGCGCATGGAGAGATGTGTGGACAAATCCTGGATCCCCGATGGGATGGTTCGCACCAACGGCCACAGCACCAGCGATCTGGCAGAGCCACGTGACGCCGAGCAGAGCAAGTGCGGCTGCTAA
- the hcnl1 gene encoding potassium/sodium hyperpolarization-activated cyclic nucleotide-gated channel 1: MSESNSSGPRKTRFSGLKDVLHGRRAVNTRRNENEEKKDVQTSRWVIHPRSRSRHYYLTFMVILTFVNLITIPLDMAFSGDMQESGHKYWVTFNVFSDVIFCLDVAVNFQMGIFSDDGQAILDPKIIRQDYLRSWFGPDVVAAFPVDIIIIIVEHYYHADTDVLMASKLVRILMFARIFSLIRLLRVPKLLRFCFELESVTDIQLEEVKRFFRVFFMFLLMILIWHWNTCVQYFISQLEEFPQDCWVMQENIKNASIGEKYSYSSFRAFSQLAWISAKSILPPTRMAERWTAVVSMVIGYLMCFGLITCLISTVGGMSVSGNEYKKKISQLQSSKMFKKLPRALRQRTTAQCKWQYDKKNILDLVSKRLRKDIMADMCPNLLSKGSMFIKHDREFTEAILVKLEYELFNQGDIIIHQNAKADHMFFIEHGRVLVKNESFQMELRDGDHIGEISFLFGGRQLATVSALTACSLFSLSLQQFQKIEEEFPHVVNELRTAAQQLKNDLEGVELELQVTSTSNRL, translated from the exons ATGAGTGAAAGTAACTCAAGTGGTCCGAGGAAAACACGATTTTCGGGCCTTAAAGATGTCCTACACGGAAGACGAGCGGTGAACACTAGAAGGAACGAAAATGAAGAGAAAAAGGACGTTCAAACTTCTCGATGGGTGATTCATCCCCGGAGTCGCAGCAG GCACTACTATCTTACGTTCATGGTGATCTTAACATTCGTGAACCTTATAACAATTCCTCTAGACATGGCATTTTCTGGGGATATGCAAGAGAGTGGCCACAAATACTGGGTGACCTTCAATGTGTTCTCAGATGTCATTTTTTGTCTTGATGTGGCCGTAAATTTTCAGATGGGTATTTTCAGTGACGACGGTCAG GCCATCCTGGATCCAAAAATAATAAGGCAGGATTATTTGAGAAGTTGGTTTGGTCCGGATGTGGTGGCTGCCTTTCCGGTtgacattatcattattattgtg GAGCACTATTATCATGCCGACACTGATGTACTGATGGCTTCGAAGCTGGTGCGGATACTCATGTTCGCCAGGATTTTCAGTTTGATCCGTTTACTCCGTGTGCCGAAGCTGCTGAGATTCTGCTTTGAATTGGAAAGC GTCACTGACATACAGCTTGAAGAAGTCAAGAGGTTTTTCAGGGTGTTTTTCATGTTCCTGTTGATGATCCTCATTTGGCACTGGAACACATGCGTTCAGTACTTCATATCTCAGCTGGAGGAGTTTCCCCAAGACTGCTGGGTCATGCAAGAGAATATCAAG AATGCCTCAATTGGGGAAAAGTACTCCTATTCTTCCTTCAGAGCTTTCTCTCAGTTGGCCTGGATTTCAGCTAAATCAATTCTACCACCAACAC GCATGGCAGAACGGTGGACGGCAGTGGTTAGCATGGTGATTGGATATTTAATGTGTTTCGGTCTTATTACCTGCTTGATCTCAACAGTCGGAGGGATGTCTGTGTCTGGCAATGAATACAAGAAAAAG ATCAGCCAGCTACAATCCTCCAAAATGTTCAAAAAGCTTCCCAGGGCGTTGCGTCAGCGCACCACTGCCCAGTGCAAGTGGCAGTATGATAAGAAGAACATCCTTGATCTGGTGTCAAAACGGCTGAGAAAG GATATTATGGCAGATATGTGTCCCAACCTGCTGAGCAAAGGCTCCATGTTTATAAAGCACGACAGAGAATTCACCGAAGCCATCTTGGTGAAGTTGGAGTACGAGTTATTCAACCAAGGAGACATCATCATTCATCAGAATGCTAAAGCTGACCACATGTTCTTCATCGAGCATGGACGGGTGCTCGTGAAGAATGAATCCTTCCAAATGGAGCTGCGCGATGGAGATCATATTGGAG agaTCAGCTTCCTGTTCGGTGGAAGGCAGTTGGCCACAGTTTCTGCTCTGACCGCCTGCAGCCTTTTCTCCCTGTCGTTACAACAGTTTCAGAAGATTGAGGAAGAGTTTCCGCATGTTGTGAACGAACTGAGAACAGCGGCTCAACAGCTTAAAAATGATCTTGAGG GTGTTGAGCTGGAACTTCAAGTTACATCGACATCGAACCGTCTGTGA